CAGATTGGAGGATTCCGAAGAGTCGTGGCAGCTGCATGAACGAGACCCCCAAGATGAGTCCTACCCAGAGAGAGGAAGGTTCCTGGCACCCATGGGCGGCTCTGGGCATCTGACAGGCGTGACGGCCCCATTGTCCTGTCCTGGTGCGGAGGGTTGGCCGTGGCCAGGGAGCAGGGCCTCCTGGTGGGGCGGGGAGAGCGTGTCCCTTCTACACTCCACTTTCTCTGGCAGCTTGCCATCTTCCGGAAAGAAAGGAACCCGAGTGGCTGCCATTGCCCTTTGGCTCGGAGGCGGCCCAGATGTGACTTTCTCTGGTCGCCCTGTGCCTGGGTTCATCCACCGCCAGCCGCCTCCACTGCCTGAGTTCAACCCCAGCGGGCCCAGGTCGTTCACCTGACATCACCGGTGGGGACATCAGAGCTGCATCTGGCTCCAAAAAAAGGCTGCTGACGACATCGCCAAGGCAGCGGTTACCGGACGGGTCAAAGGGGTGCAGAAGGCTGACCGTTCAGAACAGACAGATGGGTTATCAGAGTCCACCCAGAGCCACCTGGGACAGGAGGAAGCAGAAAACGCTGAGCACAGTGGAAATGTTTGACAAGCAAACCCAGAATCACCACGAGACCCGGTAATCCCACCCCCAGGCACAGGCCGGAAAGAACTGAGAACCAGGACTCGGTTTCCCGACACTCGTCCACCGACGTTCACCACAGCCCGAGTCACAGGAGCCAACAGGTGGAAGCCGCCCAGGTGTCCGTCAGAAGATGGACAGAGAGACGAAACGCGGTCCCGCCAGACAGTGGAGCGTTGTTCAGCCGTAAACATCCACGCAACGACACGGATGGATCTTGAAGACATTCTGCTCAGTggaagaagccagacccaaaaggccacatattatatgcTTCCACTTAGACGAAATTCTTAGAACAAGCcaatttgtagagacagaaaatagattaaggtcaccagggctggagggagggagaagggggtggtttttgcttaatgggtgcagaattTTTGTTTGGAGTGATGAGAAAGGTTTGGAAACACCTCGTGGTGATGGTGGCAcccctgaattgtacatttaaaaatgatcagCGTGGCAAGTCTCGTGTTATCTATCTCGTACcacaataaagttttttttaaaatcccaagtTGTAGCCCTCAGAGGCGCTCGGGGATGCTTGGATTTTCCCCGGCCTCCCGGGCTCCCGGCTGCCCTGCCTGCTCCCCCCTCCTGCCTCAGCCTCTCCCggggccccagcccctctccccacgCCAGCCCTTCTTGCAGGGGCCTTAGGGGTGAACCAGGCTCGCAGATGGCCGAGTTCCGGGCCCGGAGTCTCCGACCACGGCGTTTGACCTCTGTCCGCCCTTCAGGTTTTCCAGATGACCCTCCTTCCAGGGGCTTCAGGGCCCGAGTGTGACAGGCAGGGTTGGCCGGGCTGTGCTGGGGGCGGGGGGCTCTCGGGGGCCGAGGGGCAGGGCACCCTGCGGCTGGCACCAGCTCACGCTCTGCTCCCCAGGTCGCAGAGATGCGGCGCACCCTGACGCCCGCCAGCTCCCCGGTGTCCTCTCCCAGCAAGCACGGGGACCGCTTCATCCCCTCGCGGGCCGGAGCCAACTGGAGTGTGAACTTCCACCGGATCAACGTGAGCGGCGGCCCGGGAGGACTGGGCGGGGGGACCGGGGACCTGGGGTGCGAGCCTCCAAGCCACAGGCCCCAGGGACACCAGGGCACTTTATGTCCCCTCCCTCCTGTCCCTCCACAGGAAAATGAGAAGTCTCCCAGCCAGAATCGGAAGGCCAAGGACGCCACCTCGGACAACGGCAAGGGTGAGGAGGCCCGCCCGGCCCTCTGCCCCCCAGCTCCCACCCTGGGGCCAGGGACCCCCCGAACTCAGTCGTGTCTGTGCCCACAGACGGCCTGGCCTACTCAGCCCTGCTGAAGAACGAGCTGCTCGGGGCCGGCATCGAGAAGGTGCAGGACCCCCAGACGGAGGATCGCAGGCTGCAGCCCTCCACGCCCGAGAAGAAGAGCCTCTTCACGGTGGGCCCCGGGGACCTCGGCTCACCCCACCCCCGACCCTGCTCCCCCCAGCTTCTACTCCAGGCCCCCGATCTGGGTCTCGCGGGGTGTACCTACCCCCCAGGGGACTTGTTCCAAGtaggggggctgggggctgggctgggggccctGTGGGTCCGGTGAGCTGCTGGGACAAAGCTGAGCCCGAGGCAGGGTGGGCTTTACCAGTGGGGCACTCAGCGAAGCGGCACCCAGCGAGGGCACGGGGTAGCCCAGAGAGCTGGGGCGCCCAGGGCGGGGTTGGAAGGAGCCTGGCTCGGGGGCCTGGGGAGGGCGGGAAGGGTGGGGACAGGAGCAGCAGCCACCAGAGCCCCCCGCGCTGCCGGAAAGCTGCCCCACGCGCCAGGCCCAGTGGGCGCCGCCTCGCTCCTGGAGCCCGTCTCCCCGCGTGGCCTCACTGTGCCCGCGGAAGGAAGCCGCTCGCCCCCTGCTCTCTGCCTGCGGGTGTTGGGCTGGCCCATGGTGGGGGGCGGGTTCCCCGAGGCTTGTGAGCTGGGGGCGGCCCTCGGGCTGGGGGTCCACTGACTGCAGTGTGCCCCCTGCCCAGTATTCCCTCAGTACCAAGCGCTCGAGCCCTGACGACGGCAACGAGGTGTCCCCCTACTCCTTGTCCCCCGTCAGCAACAAGAGGTGAGGCCCCGAGGCCAGCCCGGGCCGCAGTGTCCGTGCCCAGGGGCCGGGTGGGTGGGGCGGCTGCACCCCCATGGCTGGGCAGGTGAGGGAGGCTGGGGTCTGCCTCTCTCGGGTCCCTGAGGGCCCGAAGGCCCCACGACAGTCCCGTGGTCGCTGAGTCCAGTTATCACAGTGCGTGAGAGGTACGGGGACAGTGCCCCTCGTGAACCTGCTGctccccagcagcccagggctgcGGAGGGGAGGTGGAGAGCCTGAGCCCTGGCCTCCGGCTGCCGTCCACCCGGGGAGTCAGggagggctccctggaggaggggcCAGGCAGAGGGGACGGCCCGGACGGGAGAGAGGCAGGTGACGGTGGAGCCGTCGGAGCTCGGGACGGCTGGACGCCACAGCACGGGGTCACGCCTGTGACAGGGCCCGGGACGTGGGGACAGGAGGTGCAGTGGGCTGGGGGGCAGTATTGTCTCGCAGCTCTGGGCCCCCTGGGAAAGTGTCATCACAGGCACCGGCAGACAGGTGCCAGCCGCCACCCCCGGCTCTCTCCGCAGTCAGAAGTTGCTGAGGTCCCCCCGGAAACCCACGCGCAAAATCTCCAAGATCCCCTTCAAGGTCCTGGACGCCCCCGAGCTGCAGGACGACTTCTACCTGAACCTGGTGGACTGGTCGTCTCTCAACGTGCTCAGCGTGGGGCTGGGCACCTGCGTGTACCTGTGGAGCGCCTGCACCAGCCAGGTGGGCACGCGGGGCCGGGCGCGGGGGCGGCCTCCTCCTGGAGCGTGGCGGGGGGCACTCCAGGGCCGGCACCCGTCTGCCTTCCGCTCGCCACCCCCTGCAGCCGCCCCGCTCCCCGCCGCCCTCCCCAGGACCACGCGTCCTCTCCCCGCAGGTGACCCGGCTCTGCGACCTGTCCGTAGAAGGGGACTCCGTGACCTCCGTGGGCTGGTCTGAGCGGGTCAGTGCCGAGGGCTCTGTGGCGGGGTGGGGGCCTTTCTGGGGTGCTTGACAGTGCCAGGGGTGCCCCAGAGGCTGCAGGGCAAACAGACCTCAGCCGGCGGAAAGAGGGTGTTTAAAAAGTGTTTGTGGAGCCCTGCATGAGGGGGATCACAGAGGCAGATCCAGTGGGGACATCTGTGCCCCCTGTGTGACCCCAGCTCTGCTGTTCCTTGTAGAGATGCTTCCTGCCCCTGAGACTGGGGCGGGCGTGGGGCTGAGCCGTTGCTTTTGGGGTTCAGGGGCCGGGCCGTGGGGCTCAGCTCCCCGCTCTGTTTTGAGGGGACGGCTGTTTTGTGGTTTTAGTTTATTGCATGCCCACCAGGCCGAGTTCAGCCGGCACCCCCCTCTCCTCTCCAGCTCCCCGGCTGTGTATGTTTTAGGTCACGAGGCTGCTTAGGGGACCCCGGAGAGCAGGGACAGTGGTTTGGGTCCCTGCTGTGCCCCCCATCCTGGCCCCATCTGCAGCCTGGGGACGGGCTGCGTGGGGGATCGGCGCCTGCCCAGAGCTGCTGCTCGCCCCGTTCAGGCCCGTTCACTCTTCAGTTATCAAGGGCATCTGTGCCCGCTCCCGAAACCTGAAAACTGCGGGCAAGCCAGGGGGAGAAGCTTCCCGAGCAGCGTTGCAGCCGGTTGtgtttgctcccagattgtgtcgGATTAATTTGTTCCGATTGGCGGCATTGGGAGCAGACCTGAGCTCGGGGGCCGCATCCGGATGTggccggggtgggggtgcaggaggTGTGGCACGGCTGGGCCCCGCCTGGGGGTGAGATGGGGGCCCGGGAAGTGGGGGGCAGTGGAGCACCGGCCAGCGGGGGGCAGGGCTGCCTTCACCGGCTCGGCGGTGGTTTTAGTTCTCTGGGATTTTCACTtcatgtttgaggaaggtggtttaagtttttgaattttatgttaCTGTGAAAGGATTCTCGTACGCACACACCTGCAGGCCCGCTGCCCCGAGGCGGCTGTTGGACACTTACTCTTCCCGCTTTATCCCCCTGTTCTCCTGCACCCCGATCCTCCGTCCGCCTTATTTGTGACACGGTTCAGCCTCGATTGTGGGCCTCGATCACCTCGCCCCCTTCTGCGCTTGTGTCCTGAACCCGGGTTCCTGTCCGTCTGGTGTCTTTGTTCTGCTGTGTAGTGCACACGTCTCACGTGCGTGTTCACAGACCCGCACACAGCATCGGCCGGGGCACAACCAGCTTCCGGCA
This Choloepus didactylus isolate mChoDid1 chromosome 25 unlocalized genomic scaffold, mChoDid1.pri SUPER_25_unloc1, whole genome shotgun sequence DNA region includes the following protein-coding sequences:
- the LOC119525211 gene encoding fizzy-related protein homolog — protein: MDQDYERRLLRQIVIQNENTMPCVAEMRRTLTPASSPVSSPSKHGDRFIPSRAGANWSVNFHRINENEKSPSQNRKAKDATSDNGKDGLAYSALLKNELLGAGIEKVQDPQTEDRRLQPSTPEKKSLFTYSLSTKRSSPDDGNEVSPYSLSPVSNKSQKLLRSPRKPTRKISKIPFKVLDAPELQDDFYLNLVDWSSLNVLSVGLGTCVYLWSACTSQVTRLCDLSVEGDSVTSVGWSERGNLVAVGTHKGFVQIWDAAAGKKLSMLEGHTARVGALAWNADQLSSGSRDRTILQRDVRSPPLQSERRLQGHRQEVCGLKWSTDHQLLASGGNDNKVHTHPPPPRWPLPCLPRPWSWWGARGGGPGLTAPRPAHPGPGLADPPAPGVPR